CTTATCCTTCTCCTCTCCATTGCTGCACAGCTGCGGGCGTGCGGGCATACTGGCGAAGTGGCGAGATTGGGCAGGCGCAGAGAAGGTGCGTTGAccagggggaggaggtgcggTGTGTTGGTGAGATGCAGCGGAGGGACACGGGCCCTGCGGTGACCGGCGATGGGAGCTCGGCGGCGTAAGACCTGCTCTCTCGTAGCGAGCCTGAGCGGCATCGGGCGAGCACCAGATGAAGTGCTTGGCCGGCGTGGTCAAGCTTTAGCAAGCTGGTGCGAGTAGCGGATGGGGATCCTTCTGCAGCTAGTCTGAGGAGCAAGGAGATTGGGCGTGGGAGGCGGGAGGCGGGAGGCAGTCGCAAAGGTTAGTCAGGAAAAATCCGGTTAAAAAACAGGAAATTCCCGATAAAAAAATGGGAACCGACAATTCGGCCGGAAAACCTTCCAACCGATCCCGATCCCGATTTCGTCAGATTTTCTCGGATTTTTTCCCGATTTCGAATTTTCCTGTAAACACGGTATTCGATCCGTATACACGGGATGCGGTATCGGTCGGTTCGGGATTTTCCCGTCCCTACTTTCATCCCTATCAGTTTTCCTTTTGGACTTTTGGTTTCCCCACCGGCCCCATTGGCCATCGGCGACTGATTTGATTGGCCCACTTCAATTCTAACCGTCTCTCGTTGACAGCCGCGATCCTTCGAAAGCTTCGAGGCCGACgagccccaccaccaccaccgcacaagagagagagagagaggagcggtTTGCCCGCCCGTGAAccgtctccgtctccgtctccgCGGGAGGCGACGCAActgacgccgacgccgccgtcccgttccgctcctcctcgccgcgcgaTGGCCTCGGgcgccgacgcggcggccgccggggtcGCGGCGCTCGGGATCTCCGGCGGCGAATGGGCGGCCGCGTGCCCACCGCTGCGGCGGAACCTGCAGCTGCTCGCGCCCGACGAGGTGATTTGCTGGTCTCTTCTGTTGTTGATTTGCTGatgcttggatgcggtgccgaATCGCGCTGATCTTCTTCGCTGCAAGTTCAAAAAATTCCGGTTCCGTGATTGATTGCTCCTGCTGTGGAGGCACAGGCGTTTGGTTGATTTGCTTGTTAGTTATCCTCCCATGCCGTGTCTGACGGTAAAGCATCGGAGTTTAGGCGTGGCGTGGTACGGCCAACTACCTCGAATCGTGGTGGTTTTCAGTCACCTCacgtggtggcggtgggcggtAGGGGCGAGTTGACCCACTCCGTGGTTGCAATTTAACAGCTTGTTCTTGATAGTACAGCAACTCTCCTGGGTGttcgagaaagaaaaaaagaaaaataggcTTCCTGAGCTTTTCATGATGGTGATGGCTGTTTCCTAAAAAGTGGTACCAATAGTTGTATGTTTAACCACCCTCTTCTCCTGCCACAGGCCCACATTGGGACTGGGGGAGCATGGTTCTTTGATTCATTTGGATGCTTAATCATACTGTGCTCGAGGATTAAATTCCTGGAGTAAAAAATGATATAAATATATGAATTTTTTTGGGTGGATTGTTATGCTTAGTCTTAGTTTTGAGCAGTGTTTTTTTGTTATTATGTACCTTGCTGTGAAAAATTTTAGTTTTACTGCACCTTTTACGTGTCCAGCAAAGTGGTCCTCAACTGATGTACATCTTAACTCGTCCCCATCAAGAATCATGAAAGTACCTGTAGGACCTAGGTTGGCTGAATAATTATGCACCATTATTTCAGAATAAAGTACATCCTAATGTATTCGCCTCTGTGGTGCGCAAGACTCTCTTAATTTGATTCGATTGATGGATCAAAGCACCGTGCTTTATTTTTCTCCTTGCATGATGGTTATTGCCTGGTGATTCTAGGTTGAACTTGCAAAAATGCTGTTGAATGAGGGCCAGATGCACCTGTTTGAACACTGGCCAGAACCAGGTGTTGATGATGACAAGAAAAGAGGCTTCTTTGATCAGGTGTGTATTCATATAGAGGACATGTAGCAGCACTAATATTACATCACCACAGAGTTGTTCCATGCTTATTGATCCAACAAAAAAAAGCACAGTGTACCAATAGTATCTGGCGAGAATTGTGAAATGAGAATTGTGAAATGTCGTATTACCCATGAACTACTCTTTTCAGTAGTACAGTCAAGTACAATGTCATCTTCCCTTTCTATGCATATATTTGTACATTTTATAGCACTATAATCTATGCCCTGAAGTCATAATCAGAAATATACTTTTTCCCCTATATTCTGAAAGTTTGATTATCTTAGGTTCGTCGACTTAATTCAAGCTATCCTGGAGGGCTGGTATCGTACATCCAGAATGCCAAAAAACTTTTGGCAGATTCAAAAGCAGGCAAAAACCCATATGATGGTTTTACTCCTTCTGTAAGTCGTCTTATATCCATTTTGCCGATAGATTAACTTGGCCCTaatatcttttcttttcatgggTTTGTTCTGGAAACACTTAAGTTGAGCATCATGAACTCTAAATTGTTCAAATTGAATAACTTAACACATCACAACATCACAATTGTTCCCAAGGATAAATGTTAGTTTGATATATTCTTTACCTTTTATTTTCTTGGTGTCGTAGTTAATAAATTTTGCTATATCATACTTCAGGTTCCGTCAGGGGAGGTATTGAACTTTGGCGATGACAACTATGTTTCATTGGAAGCAGCTGGGGTAAAAGAAGCACGGAATGCTGTGTTTGTTCTTGTAGCTGGAGGGCTTGGTGAAAGACTTGGCTATAAAGGAATTAAGGTATGTGCTGAGCTGCTAATAGCAAACTTAATACCTAATCATGGAAAAGGCCAACATCTAGACTGGATTCTTTCTCAATGCAGTTATGTCATGAGGTAGCACAGTAGCTAGCTCACTTTGTTTGGAACTCAAGctatattttgtatttttttctttaatttggtTTAAAATTTTCTTTAGTTGATAATAGCACAATAGCACATTATCCTACACTGTTTTTTTAGAACAACATTGGCCACAACCTTGTTCCATTATTTCCATTGAAAAACAAGATGCATACAGTTGAGTTTCATCTCCTAACTTTAGACTGCAAGCACCACCTGGTGGCCTGCACAGTCTTTTACTGAAAAATAGTAAGAAAGCTTGATGAATTGGTGGTAATGTATTTGTCATGGTTCAAAGATTTTACTCTATGATTTTGGTCAGGTAGCACTTCCCCGGGAAACGACTACTGGAAAGTGTTTCCTTCAACATTACATAGAGTCTATTCTGTCTTTACAAGAGGCCAGCTGCGAAATGGTTGATGGTATGTACTCTTCACTGTATCTATAATGGATTAATGACTTGCCAACATTGTCTCTATAGTGCCTATCATTTTTTAATAGTTCTCACGAATTTAATTTTGATCTTAGCATTAAGTGTCTTGTTTTCATCGTTTATACTTATGCCCCTTCTGTACAAGAGATCTGACAATCACTTGAATTAGTTTGCTAGTTTCATTACTTACACATGATACATGGTGGGTCTCAGAGAAGCTTCAGGTCTTGTTTAATTCTTATTGATGTTGTTCGTTGCCATGCAGCAGGGTGTCATACAAAGATTCCATTTGTTATTATGACTTCTGATGATACAAATGCACTAACCATCAAGCTTTTGGAGTCGAACTCCTACTTCGGAATGGAACCATCTCAAGTGAAAATACTAAAGCAGGTTTTTTCTATTTCCCTATTCTTTTCATGTGCTTGTTAGGAGAAAACCTCTGTTCTATCTATGCAAAGCACATATCAGTTACTTCTGGTGTTGATCGTACatgttcattttatttttcaggAAAAAGTAGCATGTCTAGCTGATAATGATGCAAGGCTTGCATTAGACCCAAATGATAAGTACAAAATTCAGGTAGAAAAATTTCATATGAGGATCAATAACATTGTATTTAAAATAGACTAACTATATTGTTTCTGCATACACTGAGTGTCTATCCACGTTTCTTACTCTCAATTTTGTGACCTGACAGACAAAGCCACATGGGCATGGAGATGTTCATTCTCTTCTCTATTCAAGTGGCTTGCTTGAACAATGGTATGCTTATTGATTCAAGAATTTGCCACCGGGGCAGTTTTTTTTCTCTACTTGAAGAAATTAGCAGTTATATATAATGAATAATTTACTGAAATGATATTGTGTATTTTTTTGATAGGAAGAGTGAAGGGCGGAAGTGGGTTCTCTTTTTCCAGGATACAAATGGGTTGCTTTTCAATGTTTGTACTCTGGCCTCCTACTGTACTATAATTTACTGCCAAAAGATAGAAAATTTTTAACATCCTTAAAAATCTGCCAAGAGATATCAAAATTGTAAACCGAATCTGGTACCGTTCCGGTTTTTACTACTTTGGTACCAAACAAATAGGCACATGCCCATATGTAAATTAAGCTACCTCTTCGTATTTTCCAAGGACTCTTAAAACCTCTAATAAAGATGAAACTGCTTCCATGAGATAAAAGGGACCTTTGGCTACAGAGAActgacatgatttttttttaattttgtaggCAATACCATCAGCATTAGGTGTCAGTGCCACTAAGGGTTACAATGTAAATTCTCTCGCAGTTCCTAGGAAGGCAAAAGAAGCAATTGGAGGAATTACCAAACTTACTCATGTTGATGGTAGGTTTTACTATCATTTACCCCATTGATGCAAGTTGTTCTGAAAGCAAGAAATCTATCATTTGtcatattttgaaaaaaaattatgtaatcAATCTTTCAGTTTTTAGTAAGTTTGTACTatgaaaatcaagaaaaatattcttttgttcaaaaagattttaaagagtCATTTCTCGACTGTTCTATACTGACATTTCAATTGGCTGGTTGCATCTAATTGATTTGTTTTGTCAATTGGTCACAACTGCATTATTGTGCACAGGTAGAACAATGGTCATCAATGTAGAGTACAATCAGCTTGATCCACTCCTTCGTGCAACTGGACATCCTGATGGAGATGCAAATTGTGAGACAGGCTATTCTCCATATCCTGGAAATATAAACCAGGTAAACTATACATATTCCAAAGGGACAAATTTAACTTCACTAGTTCAACACTTCAAAAGATCCTTGGACTCTTGCCAAATGCCATGAACACAATTCTTAGGATGGCTTGTCTTATTACATTTCCCTTTTGGATGATGGCAAACCATCTATTAATATATTGTCCTTCTCTTATGATTTGGAGACACATGTAATGCTAACACCAATATGAATTAATGTGGATGCTGTTATCGTCAATGTCACATAGTCATTATGCTGTAtatgtttattttctttattgCTTTTAGAACTGAGCAAAACTTTGTCaacattattattttttactaagaaaaaatgcatgttttgttgTACTAAGAGAAATACTAAACTTTTGCAGCTGATACTGGAGCTTGGACCATACATTGAGGAGCTCAAGAAAACACATGGTGCCATTTCTGAATTTGTAAATCCCAAGTAATTTGTCTGATCCTGTTCTCTTAATTACTTCTATTTACAGTGATATTGCCAAGTTCTATCTTGATTTTGCGTATAGGTTCTCAATATGAATTTTGGTCCTTTGTTTAACCCCAACCTCTGATCATTTTTGTCAATTTAGGTATACTGATTCGACCAAAACGGCATTTAAATCCTCCACTCGTCTAGAATGCATGATGCAAGACTATCCAAAAACACTGCCTCCATCAGCAAAAGTTGGATTCACGGTAAGAGGCAGCTGATCATCTGTTGAGCCTTGAGCACGTCAGCTAACCATTTCTATCAGTTGTACCATGTGGATAGGTATCCTGAGTACAAAGAATGCGCTGCATTCCTGCTCTCAGTTTTTTTCTACTCGATATAGCCAAGGTCCCCTGATCTTGCTGCATTACCAATGTAGTGAGTgtacatgataaaaaaaaagattgcattaggaatttaatagattcgttgcAGTGCCTTAACTCTCCAATGAATAATTAATGGACACAGTCAGAAAAGAGAACTTATATTGGAAGTAGTTATCCACTTATCCTCACATAATGTACACTTTTGAAAAGGCAGTCTGCTTTCAGTGTTCTGTTAGGAATTCTAAGTGCCACTCTACCTTTCAGGGAATAGGAAAAAATACTCCAATCTCAGGAGAGTGGTGGTAATCTAATGCTGTTTTTGTTTCTCTAGGAACTAGGAAGAACATCACTAAATTGAATCTTAGACACTATGTTCCTTACATGTGTTATTATTTCTTACCTCTAAGATCATTAGCAATTCATGTTATTAAGTGTTATTTAACTTTTGCTGCAAATGATTTTTCATGGTTCGTCCCCTAACTGTTTTATTATTATTCTGCCTTTATTTACTTAAATTCTAGGTGATGGATACATGGCTTGCTTATGCTCCTGTGAAGAATAATCCTGAAGATGCAGCTAAAGTAAGATTTGAACTCTTTCTAAGATTAGTGTTTTTAttctacattattagtttaccATCGGTTGTGAAGTACTTTTGCCAAGGTGCTTATTTGAACTTGGTCTGTTAATTGTTAAATTTGATTATTGTTTTTTATTCTACATTGTTAGTTATTTTTACCATTGGTTGTGAAGTACTTTTGCCAAGGCTTCTGTCTGTTAATTGTTAAATTTGATTTTCCCCCCCTGTTGTTGAGGTTAGTTTTAATTACACTTTGTCTATTCACCTTTGTCAATTCCATCTATATTTGTTTGCGTATTTGATGTTGTGGTAAACTGGGACTATGCATCAGTCTTTGCCATGTTTCTCTTGCTTTGAAGCAGTTGTCTTTTTCCAGCATCTTGCGTGCATGGGTGTTTATAaattttataattttatatacCTTCTTGCAGGTTCCGAAAGGCAATCCTTATCATAGTGCAACCTCAGGAGAGATGGCAATTTACAGGGCAAACAGCCTTATTTTGAGAAAGGTGATGCCATTAGCATATTCCTTTGGTGGGGCACGCTATCCAATGGCAATGGGCTAGTTCTCAAGTTGTTTGTGCTCCAGCTCACCGTGATCCTTTCCCTCCCTTTCCAGGCTGGTGCACAGATTGCTGACCCTGTAGTTGACACCTTCAATGGGCAAGAGGTAGAGGTTTGGCCACGAATAACCTGGAGTCCACGGTGGGGTCTTACCTTCAAGGATGTCAAGGAGAAAGTGCGTGGCAACTCTTCCATTTCTCAGAGGTCAGCTTTGGTCATCAATGGTCGGAACATCTTCCTTGAAGGCCTTTCGTTGGATGGCACTCTTATTGTCAATGCTGTCGATGAAGCTGAGGTATTAACATTATTGAGCATCTTtaactcaagagacctgggcaTAATTCAAGTGTCACAGTTTCGCTATTACCCTAACAACGAAATATTTTGCTCGTATGTCATCACTTCATGCCGGTTTGCAGGTTATAGTTACTGGTCATGTACATAATAAAGGCTGGACTATCCAGCACGTCGACTACAAGGACACCTCCGAGAAGGAAGAGATCAGAATCCGCGGATTTAAGTTTGAGAAGGTTGAACAGCTAGAGGTGAACTACACCGAGCCAGGAAAGCATTCCTTGAGTGCATGAACAACACGTCCCTTGATTGCCTGATCGACCTGACCAGCTTCCAACCAGTTGGAAATAGTTCACGTCACGATTGCCTCCCAGATTTTGGGAGGCCATTAGCTTATCTGAAAGTGTTCTTGTCCTTCTAAAGTACAAATAAGGAGCAAAGCGCTTCACCAATCACTCGCCATTCTTAATGTGCATCTGTAGTTGTACAGTACCCTCGTTCATAGCCAACCATTTTACGCCTTTTCTTTTGTAATCAAAGTTGATTATTTGTATTGGATCTGATGTTGGTGTAATAATTTATAATGAATTAAGACTTCGCGCGGAATCAAGCAAGTGCGTGTTATATGTTGCATCTTTTTGTATGTTATATGCCATGGCAGGGATTAGTGAATATCCTGGTGCTCCAGCATTTGTCAATCAGATCATTTCATCAGAAAAAAGAACAGCTGATGAGTCTTTTGCATCCAATGGCTGTGTCACCACGAATCTTTTGCAACCTTTTGTGACATACTTTTTGCTCTTTTATTTAATTGCCCGTTGCATGCTGAGTGAACACATGTCGTCCTTTCCACATGGAAAGGAATATGTGGTGACTGGTGCAGCTGATGAGATGCCGTGGCCGAAAGAGACTAAATCTGGGCCACCATTATCGCTATAAAAGATTAGGAAAAGTCTCTGAACAATGGCTTTTTCCCAGATTTGGAGTTGCTTAAAGCACTTCTCTTATAAATCTTCAAGCCCGTACAGCCGTCGTATCACCCAAAAATAAAGTCTACTTACATGAAGAAGAATATCTTGAGACTTTTTTTTGTGGCTCTACAATTTTGTTAACAAAGATATCCACTGCAACTGCACCTCACATCATGTGCACGCACATCTCAAAAATCAAACTActatttttcattaagaaattgatttctttttttgggATGTGTGGTGCACATCATATGTGAGGAAATAGAATTGTCTTCCGACAGCCTgttttttttgaacaaaatcAGGTCACACCAGTTCGATTACAGCCTGTTTTTTGTTGTAGGGTAGCAAAAGAAtccaaaaaatagaaaaagaaaaatcaagaaGAACAACACGAGCCCAGGCCCTGGAGAGCCCAGCAACGGCCCACGGAGGGCAGAAACCCTACCGGGTGGCGTCCGAGTCCCAGCGCACCACGCCTCCTCACGTAGACACCCTTAAAAGCCGCCTCTCGCCGCCGCACCCAAACCCTCGTTTTTCTCTCTCCTGCGCCGCGCCGtcccctcgcctccgccgccgaatCCGAGACTCCGATCTCGGGTTCAACGCAGCGCACCAAAGCAACCCCGGCGACCGGCCCGATCAGCTCTCCTCTCCGCGCGTCAGGTGGTCGCCTCCCCAGATCTCCCCGCCTCGTTCCGTTTGTCTCGCTCGTTTTGTGTTGTGCCTCGCTTCGATCTGGTCGGGTGGCGCTTTCCGCGCGGTCCTGGGCCGATCTGGCGGCTCTAGGCTTGGATCTGCGTCGATTCGGTGGAAAGTTTAGTGTTTATAGTGGTTATGGATTGAGAGATAGTTTTGCCAGTATTACCTTTGTCGGATGCGCGGCTTTTCAGCTCGATAGATGATTTGTTATGCAGGATTTGATTTTCTTCAAAAAATAATGTGTTTCAGGTGCCAACACGTAAATTTGTTAGTTGTGGCTTTAAAAACTCTGCAGTCTTCCGTATGCAGCTCGTGGTAGCTTGGTTGTAGCTATGTTTTGCCATTGAGCGAATCGTGCTATGCTTGTGATATTGGTATCACGCTGTCTGAATTAGGGGAATGCTTGATACTTAATGAGATTTTATTATGTAGTGATGGGCGACTTTCTGTTAAAAGGAGGATGAAGTGGCAACATGGATTTGTTACAGGGTAGAGTAACAGATAGTGTTATGCCATGTATGAGATGAGCGAGTGATTGTTCTAATATTGTCTGAACTTCAAACCTTTACTTTTGATTTGTCAGACTAGTCTAGGCAATTATATCAGTCTGCTGTTATGTATGCTTAGACTTAGATTGAAATGAATCAGTTGTCCTAGTTTGTGAGCAGTTGAGAATGCATTTTGTCTCAATTTTGGAGCTTGGATGACTTCTGTTTTGATGCCTGATCTTTTCTAGGGTGCAACTGTTTACCTGTTCACTCTTGCAAATTAACGGTCACTTGACTTCTAGCCTGTTCCTTGTCTCAACTCAAATAGTTTTCTTTGGTCCACAAACATATTTTTTGTGGTAGACTCTGTGCAAGTTTGTTAGAAGCTGTGTTTGCTATGCTATTCATTCTTTGATCTAGGTTGAGGATTAGATTTTTTTGTATTTC
Above is a genomic segment from Setaria viridis chromosome 4, Setaria_viridis_v4.0, whole genome shotgun sequence containing:
- the LOC117854042 gene encoding UDP-sugar pyrophosphorylase isoform X1 — its product is MASGADAAAAGVAALGISGGEWAAACPPLRRNLQLLAPDEVELAKMLLNEGQMHLFEHWPEPGVDDDKKRGFFDQVRRLNSSYPGGLVSYIQNAKKLLADSKAGKNPYDGFTPSVPSGEVLNFGDDNYVSLEAAGVKEARNAVFVLVAGGLGERLGYKGIKVALPRETTTGKCFLQHYIESILSLQEASCEMVDAGCHTKIPFVIMTSDDTNALTIKLLESNSYFGMEPSQVKILKQEKVACLADNDARLALDPNDKYKIQTKPHGHGDVHSLLYSSGLLEQWKSEGRKWVLFFQDTNGLLFNAIPSALGVSATKGYNVNSLAVPRKAKEAIGGITKLTHVDGRTMVINVEYNQLDPLLRATGHPDGDANCETGYSPYPGNINQLILELGPYIEELKKTHGAISEFVNPKYTDSTKTAFKSSTRLECMMQDYPKTLPPSAKVGFTVMDTWLAYAPVKNNPEDAAKVPKGNPYHSATSGEMAIYRANSLILRKAGAQIADPVVDTFNGQEVEVWPRITWSPRWGLTFKDVKEKVRGNSSISQRSALVINGRNIFLEGLSLDGTLIVNAVDEAEVIVTGHVHNKGWTIQHVDYKDTSEKEEIRIRGFKFEKVEQLEVNYTEPGKHSLSA
- the LOC117854042 gene encoding UDP-sugar pyrophosphorylase isoform X2, translating into MASGADAAAAGVAALGISGGEWAAACPPLRRNLQLLAPDEVELAKMLLNEGQMHLFEHWPEPGVDDDKKRGFFDQVRRLNSSYPGGLVSYIQNAKKLLADSKAGKNPYDGFTPSVPSGEVLNFGDDNYVSLEAAGVKEARNAVFVLVAGGLGERLGYKGIKVALPRETTTGKCFLQHYIESILSLQEASCEMVDGCHTKIPFVIMTSDDTNALTIKLLESNSYFGMEPSQVKILKQEKVACLADNDARLALDPNDKYKIQTKPHGHGDVHSLLYSSGLLEQWKSEGRKWVLFFQDTNGLLFNAIPSALGVSATKGYNVNSLAVPRKAKEAIGGITKLTHVDGRTMVINVEYNQLDPLLRATGHPDGDANCETGYSPYPGNINQLILELGPYIEELKKTHGAISEFVNPKYTDSTKTAFKSSTRLECMMQDYPKTLPPSAKVGFTVMDTWLAYAPVKNNPEDAAKVPKGNPYHSATSGEMAIYRANSLILRKAGAQIADPVVDTFNGQEVEVWPRITWSPRWGLTFKDVKEKVRGNSSISQRSALVINGRNIFLEGLSLDGTLIVNAVDEAEVIVTGHVHNKGWTIQHVDYKDTSEKEEIRIRGFKFEKVEQLEVNYTEPGKHSLSA